The DNA window CAGGCAATCTGCTGTGAGGACAAGGTACATTGTTGTCCGGAGGACAGCACCTGTGATGTAGAGAGCTTAAAATGCCTGTCATCCACCAATCAGCACAAGCCCATGTGGGCCAAGTTACCTGCCCGCCTGAGAGCTGACTGGGAGGACCACCAGTGTAGGCTGCCATTCacagtcataataataatcctAAAATCATACTGAGTTGTCGCTCTATTTTGTGACTCACCCCCTTTCTCTTACGCTTccctttgtatgtatgtgtgtgtttttgtgggttCACTCATTGTACCAGCTGCCGCAGTGACTCCTGGCATGTGGTCTATCACTAATAATGCTACAGAGAGCTGGAGTACTGCTGACACTGGTAACGCTACAGAGAGCTGGAGTACTGCTGACACTGGTAACGCTACAGAGAGCTGGAGTACTGCTGACACTGGTAACGCTACAGTGAGCTGGAGTACTGCTGACACTGGTAACGCTACAGTGAGCAGTGTAGCCAGTGATCACTCAGTGACCTCTCCATCCACTGGCATCTCAGAAAGTATGGTATTAAtcatctgttcacacacacatacatccttgaacacaaacacatacacacacacacaaggttgcacacacacttgtacatgtttatatgggcatacacacacatatgcaacacacactacaaacgGCAATAAGAGTGAATTGTTGATctatttgaaaacaaatttcattAGAATTGTACCTTTTGTTGTActcctgtgtctgtcctgtgaatTCCACTATTTCCTGTGTCCAGAGGGGAATGCATGCTGTGagtccacagacagagagacaaggtgctgcccactgctccaggtACAGGCTGTTACTCCTCAGCTCTGAGCATCAATAGGTGGTGACAGTTTTATGATGCTTGCAATTGTGCAATAAGAAGCTCCGTGATAAAttgttttgagtgtgtatgcatggcgTTATGGTGCTCCTAACGGCCTCTACAGGGCTGCGGCCCAGTCCACACTCAGCACATCTGGGCTGGTGAAGAGCACAGGGGTGAGGGAATCACTGAGTGGAACCCTAGATAAGGCTGAGACGTGCCCAGTACATATTAACCCCACTAATGCTATAAACAACAAAGCAGAATAAAGAAAACCTACTCCCAGATTTAGGAAGGAAACAGGAGTAGCAGAGGTGGTAATTCAAACTGAAAACCaaggaaaaaatgtttgtagATAATTTGGTTAACCATGTTTCTTTCAGTGTTTCCCCCATAGTCCTCCTTATACTAATCAAACTCAGTCTTTATAAAGCAAACCAAAAAGTGAAATGAGTGAAAACCAACCCAGTCCTCTTTGCGTTTACACTCATTTGAAAGATGACAAAATGAGACAAccaaaagtgagagagagaaagggagagagggaacttAGATGGtgaaaacatttacaataaaatggGTTCCTTCACATGACTGTctttttaagtgtttgttttacatgtttgagATTTGAACATAGTAAATGTAATGAGCAGACAATAAGCATAGtaaatgtctctctcctgcCTTAAAATACACTCTTTACCCTACACCACCATCACAAATTAAAATACACTCTTTACCCTTCACCACCATCACAAATTAAAATACACTCTTTACCCTTCACCACCATCACAAATTAAAATACACTCTTTACCCTTCACCACCATCACAAATTAAAATACACTCTTTACCCTTCACGACCATCACAAATTAAAATACACTCTTTACCCTTCACCACCATCACAAATTAAAATACACTTTTTACCCTTCACCACCATCACAAATTAAAATACACTCTTTACCCTTCACCACCATCACAAATTAAAATACACTCTTTACCCTTCACCACCATCACAAATTAAAATACACTCTTTACCCTTCACCACCATCACAAATTAAAGTCTAAAGAGCCCGTTACGTCTGCAGGCTGTCTGCTGTGAAGACCATGTCCACTGCTGCCCACTCAACACCACCTGTAACCTGGCAACTCAGACCTGTGTCCAAATCAGTATGACTGTTCCCATGCTGGAGAAAATTCCTGTCACAAACCAAGAATCCAATGAGACAGAAAATCAGCAAGGTGAGCCCGGAGAGGATGTGCCCGGAGAGGATGAGCCCGGAGAGGATGAGCCCAAAGAGGATGAGCCCAAAGAGGATGAGCCCAGAGAGGATGAGCCCAGAGAGGATGAGCCCAAAGAGGATGAGCCCGGAGAGGATGAGCCTGGAGAGGATGAGCCCAAAGAGGATGAGCCCGGAGAGGATGAGCCCGGAGAGGATGAGCCCAAAGAGGATGAGCCCGGAGAGGACGAGGGGGAGGAGGAAGGGGAAGGAAATGGAcgtgatgaagaggagcaggtgCAGGAGGAAGATGGAGTAATTTGGTGTGATGCACATATGGCCTGTCCGGAGCACTCCACCTGCTGCTTTATGAACAGTGTTCAGACATGGGGCTGCTGCCCACTGCCTCATGTAAGTCACAAGGCAAAGTCACAGATGCACTGTGCACTACTCACCTGAAAAACCGGGCTCTAACACTAACCCTAGACTCCGGTTTTAGAGAATGCCTCTACCCATTCAGGCTTTATGCTCACCAAATCTACCTCATTCACACATGGCAACGTTGTTGACCCAAGCCTGGCCTGTTGGTGTATACTGTACAGCAAGCACATGCGAAATTTAGATGTAGCTGGACATGATGTCATGAAttgagagagactggatgcaagtgcaggtgATATTTTATTCAAAGTCATTATCCAACTGGTCAGTGAATGGGCAGGGTCTAGTTACTGGGGGTTAAGCAAAATCAAAAGTTAGGAGCAAGCTAAAGTCAATTGACTGGAGGGCTGTCAGGGAGAACAGGGAACCAGCCTAAACAAGGAACCAGGCTAAACAAGGAACCAGCCTAAACAAGGAACCAGGCTAAAGGTGAACCAGGCTAAAGGTGAACCAGGCTAAACAGGAAATGGCTCAGTGCAATCAGAATGAGTGACATTTCATGACCAGGAAACACAGGGGTCTATATACACAGATACAATGAGGAAACAAACTGAGTGCTGATGCAAACACTAATCAGGTAACAAGAACAACATAAATAGAAACTTCAATGTTTTAAGCACAAAACCAGAATGAGCCCTTCTGAAATAGCATTagctgttattgttattatactTGAGGTCTATAGTGAATAGTTAAGGGTGAAAGAAGGAATTTATCTTTgtcctgtctccactcctcAGGCTCAGTGTTGTGCAGATGGTGAACACTGCTGCCCGACAGACTACGCCTGTGATGCCAAACAGGGCTCCTGCACAAAGAGTGGTGTGGTGATCCCCTGGTACAGTAAGGTGCCTGCCCAGAGAAGCCCTGTCCCCAGCCCAGATTTGCCAGTGGTCAGGTGTGATTCCCACATGAGCTGTCCGACAGGCTCCACCTGCTGTAGGATGTCTCATGGGGAGTGGGGCTGCTGCCCTCTGCCTGAGgtatggatatgtgtgtgtgtgtgtgtgtgtgtgtgtgtgtatgtgtgtgtgtgtgtgtggttgatttGCGTACTGCCCCGGTCCAACACTGGGATAAATGTAATGCAAAGTTCTTTAGGACCTTAACAGGCACACATTTCTTACATCACATTCTCAAGGGATGATAAAATTCTCTCTGGCTGTAAGTTATCAGGTTtgatgtaaaacacagctcATTTGCACATGTTTTTCATGTCTATGCTGATCACATACCATACGCTTTCCAACcatttgcgctctctctctctctctctctctctctctctctctctctctctctctctctctctctcccactctctctctctgtctcctcccctaGGCGGTGTGCTGTGCAGATCAGGAGCATTGCTGTCCAAAGGGCTATGGCTGTGATGTTAGAGCTGGCTCCTGTGTGAAGACTATTTGGCTCCAGGTGCAGTCTGTTCCTCTGACCCACATATCAAGTCCTGAGTCACAGCCTGGCCCCTCACAACACAAAGATATCTCCTGTGGAGGCTCTTACAGTTGCCGTACTGACCAAACATGCTGCAAGTCCTCTGAGACCACCTGGGGCTGCTGCCCATCTGCCAAGGTAAAAACCcaatgttgtggtaaagtgacagtgttgtggtaaagtgacagtgttgtggtaaagtgacagtcctgtggtaaagtgacagtgctgtggtaaagtgacagtcctgtggtaaagtgacaatgttgtggtaaagtgacagtgctgtggtaaagtgacagtcctgtggtaaagtgacagtgttgtggtaaagtgacagtcctgtggtaaagtgacagtcctgtggtaaagtgatgatgttgtggtaaagtgacagtgttgtggtaaagtgatgatgttgtggtaaagtgacagtgttgtggtaaagtgacagtgttgtggtaaagtgacagtcctgtggtaaagtgacagtcctgtggtaaagtgacaatgttgtggtaaagtgacaatgttgtggtaaagtgacaatgttgtggtaaagtgacagtgctgtggtaaagtgatgatgttgtggtaaagtgacagtcctgtggtaaagtgacagtcctgtggtaaagtgatgatgttgtggtaaagtgacagtgctgtggtaaagtgacagtgttgtggtaaagtgacaatgttgtggtaaagtgacagtgttgtggtaaagtgatgatgttgtggtaaagtgacagtcctgtggtaaagtgatgatgttgtggtaaagtgacagtgctgtggtaaagtgacagtgttgtggtaaagtgacagtcctgtggtaaagtgacaatgttgtggtaaagtgacagtgctgtggtaaagtgatgatgttgtggtaaagtgacagtcctgtggtaaagtgacagtgttgtggtaaagtgacagtcctgtggtaaagtgacagtgttgtggtaaagtgacaatgttgtggtaaagtgacagtcctgtggtaaagtgacagtgttgtggtaaagtgacagtcctgtggtaaagtgacagtgttgtggtaaagtgacaatgttgtggtaaagtgacaatgttgtggtaaagtgacagtgctgtggtaaagtgacagtgctgtggtaaagtgacagtgctgtggtaaagtgatgatgttgtggtaa is part of the Chanos chanos chromosome 13, fChaCha1.1, whole genome shotgun sequence genome and encodes:
- the grna gene encoding granulin a, with the translated sequence MLGLMLTLVLLNLVTGFQCPDTAVCEENETCCQSPSGEYTCCPFPQGVCCEDHLHCCPEGMLCQMEDSKCSNVTHTLPWVERSPERQTSIAKSFRIISSSPAIEDDIMCPDKSYCPAEFSCLKLSNAYGCCPVAQGIVCLDRKHCCPKDHQCSTDSSTCVKEREPVTAVMCSDGKSECPAQTSCCEAADGGWGCCPMPRAICCEDKVHCCPEDSTCDVESLKCLSSTNQHKPMWAKLPARLRADWEDHQSAAVTPGMWSITNNATESWSTADTGNATESWSTADTGNATESWSTADTGNATVSWSTADTGNATVSSVASDHSVTSPSTGISEKGNACCESTDRETRCCPLLQAVCCEDHVHCCPLNTTCNLATQTCVQISMTVPMLEKIPVTNQESNETENQQGEPGEDVPGEDEPGEDEPKEDEPKEDEPREDEPREDEPKEDEPGEDEPGEDEPKEDEPGEDEPGEDEPKEDEPGEDEGEEEGEGNGRDEEEQVQEEDGVIWCDAHMACPEHSTCCFMNSVQTWGCCPLPHAQCCADGEHCCPTDYACDAKQGSCTKSGVVIPWYSKVPAQRSPVPSPDLPVVRCDSHMSCPTGSTCCRMSHGEWGCCPLPEAVCCADQEHCCPKGYGCDVRAGSCVKTIWLQVQSVPLTHISSPESQPGPSQHKDISCGGSYSCRTDQTCCKSSETTWGCCPSAKAVCCPDMKHCCPAGYTCSDEGTCSQSVGLNWDNWDLFFSKKKRALLV